A region of Streptomyces paludis DNA encodes the following proteins:
- a CDS encoding sugar phosphate isomerase/epimerase family protein: MAYGLSTYAYFWRISARAPKPLTVEQMLHNTRELGGDVFQICDYPLIETFDDARLADIRATAADLGITLELGTRGVLAERLDTYLALAGKLGVTLVRSMLNTNDHRPSTDEATALLRAGVPAYAAQGVTLGLETYEQVATDDLLTVVRAVDDPHLGVVLDPGNCAARLERPKDVVEATAPYVVNIHVKDFAFTRRDGWVGFTYAGCPLGEGLLDYTHLVETVRPGQRGINQIVEHWLPWQDDGFETTAGIEDQWTRHCISTLQRSK, translated from the coding sequence ATGGCCTACGGACTGTCGACCTACGCCTACTTCTGGCGCATCTCCGCCCGCGCGCCCAAGCCGCTGACCGTGGAGCAGATGCTCCACAACACCCGCGAACTGGGCGGCGACGTCTTCCAGATCTGCGACTACCCGCTGATCGAGACCTTCGACGACGCCCGCCTCGCGGACATCCGCGCCACCGCCGCCGACCTCGGCATCACCCTGGAACTCGGCACCCGCGGCGTCCTCGCGGAGCGGCTGGACACCTACCTCGCCCTGGCCGGCAAGCTCGGTGTCACCCTCGTCCGCTCCATGCTCAACACCAACGACCACCGGCCGTCCACCGACGAGGCCACCGCACTGCTGCGCGCGGGCGTCCCCGCCTACGCCGCACAGGGCGTCACCCTCGGCCTGGAGACCTACGAGCAGGTCGCCACCGACGACCTGCTCACCGTCGTCCGCGCCGTCGACGACCCCCATCTGGGCGTCGTCCTCGACCCCGGCAACTGCGCCGCCCGGCTGGAGCGGCCCAAGGACGTCGTCGAGGCCACCGCACCGTACGTCGTCAACATCCACGTCAAGGACTTCGCCTTCACCCGCAGGGACGGCTGGGTCGGCTTCACCTACGCCGGCTGCCCGCTGGGCGAGGGCCTGCTCGACTACACCCACCTGGTGGAGACCGTACGGCCCGGCCAGCGCGGCATCAACCAGATCGTCGAGCACTGGCTTCCATGGCAGGACGACGGATTCGAGACCACTGCCGGGATCGAGGACCAGTGGACCCGGCACTGCATCAGCACACTTCAGAGGAGCAAGTAA
- a CDS encoding ribose-5-phosphate isomerase, which translates to MSDKLRIVVGSDDAGYDYKEILKTDLGTSALVASVTDVGVDGDGHTAYPTIAIAAAEMVARGEADRALLVCGTGLGVAIAANKVKGIRAVTAHDSFSVERAVLSNNAQVLTFGQRVVGIELARRLAAEWLTYRFDETSASAAKVQLMNDYETDEEAAA; encoded by the coding sequence ATGAGTGACAAGCTGCGGATCGTCGTCGGCTCGGACGACGCCGGATACGACTACAAGGAAATACTCAAGACGGATCTCGGCACCAGCGCCCTGGTCGCCTCCGTCACCGATGTCGGCGTGGACGGCGACGGACACACCGCCTACCCGACCATCGCCATCGCCGCCGCCGAGATGGTCGCGCGCGGCGAGGCCGACCGCGCCCTCCTCGTCTGCGGCACCGGCCTCGGTGTGGCCATCGCCGCCAACAAGGTCAAGGGGATCCGGGCCGTCACCGCCCACGACTCCTTCTCCGTCGAGCGCGCCGTCCTCTCCAACAACGCCCAGGTCCTCACCTTCGGACAGCGCGTCGTGGGCATCGAGCTGGCCCGCCGGCTCGCCGCCGAGTGGCTGACCTACCGCTTCGACGAAACCTCCGCCTCGGCCGCCAAGGTCCAGCTGATGAACGACTACGAGACCGACGAGGAAGCCGCCGCCTGA
- a CDS encoding phosphogluconate dehydrogenase C-terminal domain-containing protein, with the protein MGTENKTVAVIGAAGKMGQRVSNNLVKSDFRVLFSENSPQGQELIRGLGRELTDSDEAAKQADVLILAVPDVVLGKVSELLVPLMKPGAVLLTLDPAAAYAGLLTRRDDVHNAVAHPCHPSVFLERTTKEEYADTFGGIAAPQEVVAAFEGPDASVQPLAEAVIRTMYAPVVDVHWVTVKQLAVLEPTLVETIACMVGALLTEALHETVHTVGVPEAAARAMLLGHTQVALANTLKGDNPFSDACLIAMDYGRESIVKDDWKKVFEDDELDKVITRMLRIKEIKR; encoded by the coding sequence ATGGGCACCGAGAACAAGACCGTCGCCGTCATCGGCGCCGCCGGCAAAATGGGCCAGCGCGTCTCCAACAACCTCGTCAAGAGCGACTTCCGGGTCCTGTTCTCCGAGAACTCCCCCCAGGGCCAGGAGCTGATCCGCGGGCTCGGCCGTGAGCTGACCGACTCCGACGAGGCCGCCAAGCAGGCGGACGTCCTCATCCTCGCGGTGCCCGACGTCGTCCTCGGCAAGGTCTCCGAGCTGCTCGTCCCGCTGATGAAGCCCGGCGCCGTCCTGCTCACCCTCGACCCGGCCGCCGCCTACGCCGGCCTGCTCACCCGCCGCGACGACGTGCACAACGCCGTCGCCCACCCCTGCCACCCCTCCGTCTTCCTGGAGCGCACCACCAAGGAGGAGTACGCGGACACCTTCGGCGGCATCGCCGCCCCCCAGGAGGTCGTCGCCGCCTTCGAGGGCCCGGACGCGTCCGTCCAGCCGCTCGCCGAGGCCGTCATCCGCACCATGTACGCGCCCGTCGTGGACGTGCACTGGGTGACCGTCAAGCAGCTCGCCGTCCTGGAGCCGACGCTCGTCGAGACCATCGCCTGCATGGTCGGCGCGCTGCTCACCGAGGCCCTGCACGAGACGGTGCACACCGTCGGGGTCCCGGAGGCCGCCGCCCGCGCGATGCTCCTCGGCCACACCCAGGTCGCGCTGGCCAACACCCTCAAGGGCGACAACCCGTTCTCCGACGCCTGCCTGATCGCCATGGACTACGGCCGCGAGTCGATCGTCAAGGACGACTGGAAGAAGGTCTTCGAGGACGACGAGCTGGACAAGGTCATCACGCGCATGCTCCGCATCAAGGAGATCAAGCGCTGA
- a CDS encoding dihydroxyacetone kinase family protein, which translates to MTRLFNDPAAFADEALEGFALAHRRWVRPVTGGVVRSTPGAAGQVAVVIGGGSGHYPAFSGLVGPGLAHGAAVGNVFASPSARQIRTVAKNAHTGGGVLLMYGNYAGDVLHFGQAAQQLNAEGVETRCVAVTDDISSASAAEADKRRGIAGDLPVFKAAAAAAEEGRSLDEVVRVARHANARTRSFGIAFGGCTLPGADHPLFTVPEGRMAVGLGIHGEPGIGEQDVPSADETAELLVSSLLAELPEGVDTADGARAAVILNGLGTVKYEELFVVYRRVAALLAEAGIEAVDPEVGELVTSFDMAGVSLTLCWLDDELETLWTAGADTPAYRKGAARAAGGPAVLDTVSETAGAEAVPEATDASRTAARTVVAALTALRDTVNTHAEELGRIDAVAGDGDHGIGMSRGSTAAHRAAVEAAEAGAGAGTVLAAAADAWSDRAGGTSGALWGVLLHAVGTALGDTDGPTARTVADGVGEASAAVRRLGGAEVGDKTMVDVLVPFADTLATATAEGAALADAWDRAATAAEGAAKATADLVPRIGRARPHVERSLGTPDAGAHSLALIVRAVHGVLAGH; encoded by the coding sequence ATGACCCGCCTGTTCAACGACCCCGCAGCCTTCGCCGACGAGGCGCTGGAGGGCTTCGCCCTGGCCCACCGCCGCTGGGTGCGGCCGGTGACCGGCGGGGTCGTACGGTCCACCCCGGGCGCCGCCGGCCAGGTCGCCGTCGTGATCGGCGGCGGCTCCGGCCACTACCCGGCCTTCTCCGGCCTGGTCGGCCCCGGGCTGGCCCACGGCGCGGCCGTCGGCAATGTCTTCGCCTCGCCGTCCGCCCGGCAGATCCGTACCGTCGCCAAGAACGCCCACACCGGCGGTGGTGTGCTGCTGATGTACGGCAACTACGCGGGCGACGTCCTGCACTTCGGCCAGGCGGCCCAGCAGCTCAACGCCGAGGGCGTCGAGACCCGCTGTGTCGCGGTCACCGACGACATCTCCAGCGCGAGCGCCGCCGAGGCGGACAAGCGCCGGGGCATCGCCGGCGACCTCCCGGTCTTCAAGGCCGCCGCGGCGGCGGCCGAGGAGGGCCGCTCCCTCGACGAGGTCGTACGGGTCGCCCGGCACGCCAACGCCCGGACCCGCTCCTTCGGGATCGCCTTCGGCGGCTGTACGCTCCCGGGCGCCGACCACCCCCTGTTCACGGTCCCCGAGGGCCGGATGGCGGTCGGCCTCGGCATACACGGCGAGCCCGGCATCGGCGAGCAGGACGTACCCAGCGCCGACGAGACCGCCGAACTGCTGGTCTCCTCCCTCCTCGCCGAACTCCCCGAGGGCGTGGACACGGCGGACGGCGCCCGCGCCGCCGTCATCCTCAACGGCCTGGGCACCGTCAAGTACGAGGAACTCTTCGTCGTCTACCGGCGCGTCGCCGCGCTGCTCGCGGAGGCCGGGATCGAGGCCGTCGACCCCGAGGTCGGCGAGCTGGTCACCAGCTTCGACATGGCGGGCGTCTCGCTCACCCTCTGCTGGCTCGACGACGAGCTGGAAACCCTCTGGACGGCCGGGGCCGACACCCCCGCCTACCGCAAGGGCGCGGCCCGCGCGGCCGGCGGCCCGGCCGTCCTCGACACCGTCTCCGAGACGGCCGGTGCCGAGGCCGTCCCCGAGGCCACCGACGCCTCCCGTACGGCGGCCCGTACCGTCGTCGCCGCGCTCACCGCCCTCCGGGACACCGTCAACACCCACGCCGAGGAACTCGGCCGGATCGACGCCGTCGCCGGGGACGGCGACCACGGCATCGGCATGAGCCGCGGCTCGACGGCCGCCCACCGGGCCGCCGTCGAGGCCGCCGAGGCCGGGGCCGGCGCCGGTACGGTCCTCGCCGCCGCGGCCGACGCCTGGTCCGACCGCGCGGGCGGCACCTCCGGCGCCCTGTGGGGAGTCCTCCTGCACGCCGTGGGGACCGCCCTCGGCGACACCGACGGGCCCACCGCCCGTACCGTCGCAGACGGGGTGGGCGAGGCGTCCGCCGCCGTACGGCGGCTCGGCGGCGCCGAGGTCGGGGACAAGACCATGGTCGACGTCCTCGTCCCCTTCGCCGACACCCTCGCCACCGCCACCGCCGAGGGCGCAGCCCTCGCCGACGCCTGGGACCGCGCCGCCACCGCCGCCGAAGGGGCGGCCAAGGCCACCGCCGACCTCGTCCCCCGGATCGGCCGCGCCCGGCCGCACGTCGAGCGCTCCCTGGGCACCCCGGACGCCGGCGCCCACTCCCTCGCGCTGATCGTCCGCGCCGTCCACGGCGTACTCGCCGGCCACTGA
- a CDS encoding triose-phosphate isomerase family protein — MSAPTLLGVSLKMYFGHHETLNWARRVGDIAARHPAVTGGLTEVFVLPAFPAIVPLTSVLAGTGVRIGAQDLATDDRGPFTGEVSGPYLKEIGCAYAEVGHAERRRLFGEGDTVVAAKTAAALRNGLTPVLCVGELDRAAPAEAADRTVAELARILATAAHDGGADGSVVVAYEPQWAIGAPEPASAGHITAVCAALTAWLDARPRYAGSRVIYGGSAGPGLLGRLGAGVDGLFLGRFAHDPAAVESILDEISARATAPTAVREDV; from the coding sequence ATGTCCGCACCCACCCTGCTCGGGGTGAGCCTGAAGATGTACTTCGGGCATCACGAGACCCTCAACTGGGCCCGCCGCGTCGGCGACATCGCCGCCCGGCACCCGGCCGTCACCGGCGGCCTCACCGAGGTGTTCGTGCTGCCCGCCTTCCCGGCGATCGTCCCGCTCACCTCCGTCCTCGCCGGCACCGGCGTCCGGATCGGCGCGCAGGACCTCGCCACCGACGACCGCGGCCCCTTCACAGGCGAGGTCTCGGGCCCGTACCTCAAGGAGATCGGCTGCGCCTACGCCGAGGTCGGGCACGCCGAACGGCGCCGCCTCTTCGGCGAGGGCGACACCGTCGTCGCCGCCAAGACCGCCGCCGCCCTGCGCAACGGGCTCACCCCCGTGCTCTGCGTCGGCGAACTCGACCGGGCCGCGCCGGCCGAGGCCGCCGACCGTACCGTCGCCGAGCTGGCCCGTATCCTCGCCACCGCCGCGCACGACGGCGGCGCGGACGGCTCCGTCGTCGTCGCCTACGAGCCCCAGTGGGCCATCGGCGCGCCGGAGCCCGCCTCCGCCGGACACATCACCGCCGTGTGCGCCGCCCTCACCGCCTGGCTGGACGCGCGCCCCCGGTACGCCGGCAGCCGCGTCATCTACGGCGGCAGCGCGGGCCCCGGACTCCTCGGCCGGCTCGGCGCGGGCGTCGACGGGCTCTTCCTCGGCCGCTTCGCCCACGACCCGGCCGCCGTCGAGTCCATCCTCGACGAGATCAGCGCCCGCGCCACGGCACCGACCGCCGTACGGGAGGACGTCTGA